The following proteins are encoded in a genomic region of Streptomyces gobiensis:
- a CDS encoding type II toxin-antitoxin system prevent-host-death family antitoxin has protein sequence MCSGPLRVEEARRRLYELVEAASQGQTARIAKGGRQAVLVPLKCLDTKRQAALSQFPASPVTAARTRLGDLIVAAAEGRPQVLMRRQRPLAVLVSAADPAAAPTATRHSAPVPERPQERVEDPADPAAPDPATHTPSTHAPPPGTCSQPAHGHAPRHLAALGDVLHTVVSPQTPTPLSYGLETLDHATGGLPPGRLVLVAAAPGAGGSLLVATAARHTALHHGRPVLYAASGITRADVAARIVAAQASADYRRLRAGTLSTTRTSSSQRGIRTSGPGTAAHR, from the coding sequence GTGTGTTCCGGGCCGTTGCGGGTGGAGGAGGCACGCAGGCGGCTGTATGAGCTGGTGGAGGCCGCCAGTCAGGGGCAGACCGCCCGGATCGCGAAGGGTGGTCGTCAGGCAGTGCTGGTGCCGTTGAAGTGTCTGGATACCAAGCGGCAGGCGGCACTGTCCCAGTTTCCGGCATCGCCGGTCACTGCGGCTCGTACACGGCTGGGAGACCTGATCGTCGCCGCGGCAGAGGGCCGGCCGCAGGTGCTGATGCGCCGCCAAAGGCCGCTGGCTGTCCTGGTATCCGCCGCCGACCCGGCCGCAGCCCCGACAGCCACACGCCACAGCGCCCCCGTCCCCGAGCGCCCGCAGGAGCGCGTCGAGGACCCCGCCGACCCGGCTGCTCCCGACCCCGCGACGCACACACCGTCAACCCACGCACCGCCACCCGGCACCTGCAGCCAGCCAGCACACGGGCACGCCCCACGCCACCTGGCCGCCCTCGGCGACGTGCTCCACACGGTCGTCTCCCCCCAGACCCCGACCCCCCTGTCCTACGGCCTGGAAACCCTCGACCACGCCACCGGCGGCCTGCCACCAGGCCGTCTGGTCCTGGTGGCCGCCGCACCCGGAGCGGGCGGATCCCTGCTCGTGGCCACCGCCGCCCGCCACACGGCGCTCCACCACGGGCGGCCGGTGCTGTACGCGGCCTCTGGAATCACCCGGGCTGACGTCGCGGCCCGCATCGTGGCGGCACAGGCAAGCGCGGACTACCGCCGCCTGCGAGCCGGCACCCTCTCCACCACCCGAACAAGCAGCAGTCAACGAGGCATCCGCACATCTGGTCCAGGCACCGCTGCACATCGATGA